The genomic window GAGGACTTGAAAATTTAGCAAGTAAGCCTAAAAGCCCAGCACAAGCAATTATATTAGTTACTCTTATATCTACTATAGCTTGCTGGATAAATTGGGGATTTGGACTTGTTATAGGAGCTATTTTTGCAAAAGAAATAGCTAAAAAAGTTAAAGGTGTTGATTATAGGTTATTAATAGCTTCTGCATATTCAGGATTCTTAGTATGGCATGCAGGTCTTTCAGGATCTATTCCTCTTACTGTAGCTACAGGAGGAAAAGATGTAGAGGTTGCAACAGCAGGGGTTATAAAGACAGCGATACCAACAAGTGAAACTTTATTTTCAAGTTATAATTTAGTAATTGTAATAGCTTTATTAATACTTCTTCCTTTATTAAATAAAGCTATGATGCCTAGAGAAGAAGATACTGTAGTTATAGATCCTAAATTACTAGTAGATGAAAATGATTATGGTGAATCAGCTGCAGTAGTAGCTAAAGCAGATATGACTCCAGCTGATAAAATTGAAAACAGTAGACTAGTATCAATGCTTACAGGATTAATGGGAATAATTTATATAATTTATTATTTTGCTACAAAAGGATTTGATTTAAATCTAGATATAGTTAATTTTATATTCTTGTTTTTAGCAATAATTTTACATGGAACTCCAAAGAGATTTATAAGTGCGATAGGTGAAGCTACTAAAGGAGCAGCTGGAATTATTCTGCAATTCCCGTTCTATGCTGGAATTATGGGAATGATGGTTTGTAAAGGACCTACTGGCGTTTCACTTGCAGGAGCAATGTCAACTGGATTTGTTGCAATATCAAATAAAACAACATTTCCGCTATTTACGTTCTTAAGTGCAGGACTTGTTAACTTCTTTGTACCATCAGGTGGTGGACAATGGGCTGTTCAAGCTCCTATAATGATGCCGGCAGCACAAGCTCTAGGGGTACCACTAGGAAAAACAGCAATGGCTATTGCTTGGGGAGATGCATGGACAAACATGATTCAACCATTCTGGGCATTACCAGCATTAGGTATTGCAGGACTCAATGCAAAAGATATTATGGGATTTTGTTTAGTTGACCTATTATGTTCTGGAGTTATAATCGCATTAGGATTTGTCTTGATATAAAAATATTTAAATAATAAAAGAGGATGAAGTTAAAATTCATCCTTTTTTTAGTCTTGATATATTAAATTTGTAAATGCTTGCTTTTATTATAATAATTCTTAAAATTGATTTACGTCAATGTTATAGTAAACTGATAACTGTACAAGAGCACACCCTTCTATAGCAACTATTCCATTAGCCTTACAATAATCTAGTATTTCTTCGCTTTCTGCTCCAGGTTGAACCAGTACCTTATCTATATTAAGTTTTTTAGCTTCTTTAAGCACTTCTATTCCTAAAGAAGGAGTTATACATAAATCTATTACATCAATTTTGTAAGGTACATCACTTAATGAGTTATACACATTTTCTAATTCGTCTAGTGGATGTACTCCTGACACATTAAATTTAGCTTTGCCTAGAGATTTTAAAATTTTGTACGCATATTTTGATGTATCAGAAACTTTTCCTACAACAACCCAATTCTCATAATCAAAAAATTTTCTTATGTTCACAATAAAGCCTCCTTATAATAAATAACTAGTATTATAAATATGTAATTTTTTTAAAAATAAAAAGTATAATTTACAATAATGTTAGTTATAGGTTTATGTGTTAAATTAAAAAGCAACAAAAGAGAATACTAAGCTTATTATATGAATATATAATTTATTATATTATAATATATAGTTAAAATATAGAAAAGGTATATTTTTATAAGGAGTTAATTTTAATTATGCAATTCTATGGATATATAACATAAAAATAAATCAACTTTTGTAGGTACTGAGAATGTTATATTTATTAGCTTAAAGTTTAAAGGTTAGAAGTTTATTTAAATATATAAAATGATATAATTATTAGTAATATTGGGAGGGATAACAGATGAAGGAAAAGATAATAGAGTTACTAAAACAAAATAAAAATAATTTTATTTCTGGTCAAAAGATAAGTGAAAGTCTTGGAGTTAGTAGGGCTGCCATATGGAAATACATAAATTCGATAAAAGAGGATGGATATAAAATAGAATCTGTATCTAGAAAAGGATATAAACTTGTATCTTCACCTGATTTACTTACTTTTGAAGAAATAAAAGATACTCTTAATACTAAATATATAGGGAGAAATATTGTTTATTTAGAATCTGTTGATTCTACTAATAATGAAGCTAAAAAACTTGCGAATAAAGATGTGGTTGAAGGAACAGTTGTTATTGCGGAAGAACAAATTATGGGAAAAGGCAGGTTAGGAAGAAATTTTATATCACCTAAATATAAGGGAATATGGATGTCTATTATTTTAACACCAGATATAAATCCTATGAACGTTCCAAAGATTACTCAAGTAGCAGCTGCTTCTGTTATTATGGGACTAAAGAAAAATGGAATTAAGGCTTTTGTAAAATGGCCTAATGATATAGTTATAAATGGTAAAAAAATATGTGGAATATTAACAGAAATGAGTGGAGAAATAAATAAGGTCAATTATGTTATAGTAGGAATAGGTATAAATGTAAATGTAGAAGAAGATGAATTTACTGAAGAAATAAGGGATATAGCTTCTTCTTTGAAAATACAAAGTGGTAAAACAATAAACAGAAAAGAGGTCGTAAGTAGTGTTTTAAACTATTTTGAGGAATTATATGAAGAGTTTGTTACCAAAGAAAACATAGATACGTCAATTAAAATTTGCAGAGAAAGTTCAATTTTATTAGGGAAAGAAATTAAGATAATAGAAAGAAATAACAAGTTCCTAGCAAAAGCACTAAACTTGAGTAATGAAGGAAGATTAATTATTCAGCATAGTGATGGAAAAGTAGAAGAAATAATGTCTGGAGAGGTTTCGGTAAGAGGGATAAATGGATATATTTAAAACATGGAATTAGGAGTGTATAAGAAAATTTAAGTAAATAAATTTATACTTATCTAAAGAATATATAAGGATTTAACAAAGAGGAGTGATAATTTGTTTGGTGTAATTGATAGATTTGAAGGAGATTTTGCTGTGATTGAGTTAGATGATGGAAAGATGATTAATGTGAAAAGAAATATACTTCCTAAAGAAATGAAAGAAGGATATGTACTTAATATGGATGAACAAATCACTTTTGATTATGAAGAAACTCAAAGAAGAAAAGCGGAAATAGAAAAAATGATGGAAGATCTTTTTGAAAGTTAGAAAATAATATAGATTAGAGAAAATGTTGCTAGGCAACATTATTCTCTAATCTGTCCTTCACCATAAATAATATATTTTGTAGTTGTAAGTTCTTTTAATCCCATAGGTCCTCTTGCATGAAGTTTTTGAGTGCTTATGCCTATTTCTGCTCCAAAGCCAAATTCGCTTCCATCTGTGAAACGAGTTGAAGCATTGATATATACAGCAGCAGCATCTACTTCGTTTAAGAATCTTTCAGAATTTTTATAGTCATTAGTAAGTATAGCTTCTGAATGTTTAGTTCCGTATTTATAAATGTGTTCTAAGGCTTCGTCCATATTGTTTACTATTTTTGTTGATAATATTAGGTCCAGGTATTCTGTAGAAAAATCTTCTTCACTAGCTGGTTTTGCAGAACTAATGATACTTTGAGTAATAGGACATCCTCTTACTTCTACTCCTAAAGGAATTAGTTTTTCTGCTAGCTTAGGAAGAAATTCTTTTGCTATGTTTTTATGAACAAGGAGACTTTCCATCGCATTGCATACAGCAGGTCTTTGAGTTTTAGCATTTATTATAATATCTATAGAATTAGTTATATCAGCAGTTTCATCTACAAATATATGACAATTTCCAACGCCTGTTTCTATAACTGGAACAGTAGCATTTTTAACTACAGCATTTATAAGTCCAGCCCCTCCTCTTGGAATAAGGACATCTATATAACCATTCAACTTCATCATTGTATTTGCAGCTTCTCTATCTGTTATTTCAATAAGGTTTATAGAACCTACAGGAAGACCTGCTTTTTCACCAGCTTCAGAAATTATTTTTGCTACAGCTTTATTAGTGTTTATAGCTTCAGAACCACCTCTTAATATTACTGAATTTCCTGACTTTATACAAAGACCAGCAGCATCAACAGTAACATTTGGTCTTGCTTCATATATTATTCCGATAACTCCTAATGGAACTCTAATTTGCCCTATCTTAAGGTTGTTAGGGCGTTTCCACATAGTAAGTACTTCTCCTATAGGATCATCAAGATAAGATATTTCTCTTAGTCCTTCGGCCATAGAATTTATTCTTTTTTCATCAAGCATAAGTCTATCTAGCATGGCTTTTGAAAGCCCTTTTTCTTCGCCGTTTTTCATATCAACTATATTAGCTTTTAATATTTCATCAGTATTTTCTATTAGTGCATTTGCCATTGAAATTAAAGCATTGTTTTTAGTTACAGTATCTATAATGGAGAGTTTTCTTGCAGCTTCTTTTGCTAAAGAGGCTTTTTCAATAACATATTGTTCTTGATTCATTTTAAATCCTCCTCTTCATATTTTAGTATATTACCAAATATGCTTACTTTTTACTTATCTTTAAACTTGTACTTTAAATATTTAAAGTTGTGTTTAATAGTATAAATGTATTAGGTATTTCGGTTTATATTAAATTAATAGTTTTTTATATAGTGAATTTAAAATATAGACATATTGTCAGCGTGAATAATTACATCATAAGTCTTATAGCCTAATTTGTCTTCTATATCATGAGAATCTAAGCCTTTTATCAATTCGATATCATCAGAATTGTAGTTTGAAATACCATGAGCTATTACTTGGTTACTGGTATTTAGTATTGCTACTACATCTCCTTGGTCAAAGCTTCCATTTGCGAATAAAATTCCCTTAGGTAGAAGGCTTTTATGACTTTGTATTAAAGCCTCTTCTGCACCTTCATCTACTATTATATGTCCATTTGTATTTGCACTAAATGCCATCCAGTGTTTTCTAGCTTGAAGAGGATGAGTTTTCCCTTTAAATAAGGTTCCAACTTCACTACCATTTAATACTTCATTTAAAATATTAGGAGTGCTTCCATCTACAATAACCATAGATGAGCCTGAGTAAGTAGCTATTTTAGCTGCATTAATTTTAGTTATCATTCCACCAGTGCCAAGTTTGCTACCGGCATCTCCTGCACAACCCTCTATTTCCTCAGTTATCTCATCTACACATCTAATAAGTTTTGCATCTGGATTTGTGTTAGGATTAGAATTATATAATCCATCAATATCAGTGAGAAGTATAAGTAAGTCAGCTTCAGATATACTAGCTACCATAGCTGATAAAGTATCGTTATCTCCAAATTTTATTTCATCTATAGATATAGCATCATTTTCATTTACTATAGGAATAACTCCTTGTTCTAATAGTGCAAAAAAGGTATTACGAGCATTTAAGAACCTAGTTCTATGAGATACATCTTCTCTCGTTAATAGTATCTGAGCAGCTATCTTTCCGTATTCAGAAAAAAGTTTTTCATACATATGAAGTAAAATACCTTGGCCTACAGCAGCTGCAGCTTGTTTTTGAGGAATTGTTTTTGGTTTTTCTTTAAGGCCTAGTTTACCAATTCCAGCGCCTATTGCTCCTGAAGATACTAATATAATTTCTATACCTCTATTATGAATATCCGAAATTTGTCTAACTAATTTTTCGATTCTATTTAAATTTAGCAACCCAGTAGAGTGAGTTAAAGTAGAAGTGCCTACCTTTATTACTACTCTTTTTACATTTTTTAAATAATCTTCTCTATTATTCATTTTAAGCGACTGATGTTCAGTCTTTTGCCTCCTTCTATATATAAAATATAATAAATTTAATTTTTAAAACAGAGCCTTGTATTTATATATCTATTATAAGGTATAATTAATAAGTAGTTAAGAAATTTTGTTAGTTTAGAAATTTTTGCTGGTAATTTAACAAATTATATCATAAAAGTGTTTTAATATTCAATGAATAAGAATAATCAGGGGAGGAATAAATATGCAAAGCAAGATAGGTTTTATAGGGTGTGGAAATATGGCAGGTGCTATGATAAGAGGAATAGTTAATTCTAATTTAATTAGTCCTGAATGTATAATAGCGAGTAATCCAACGAAAGAGAAATTAACAAAGATAAAAGAAGAAACGGATATTATGGTAACACAGGATAACTTAGAAGTTGCCAAGTTTTCAAATATAATAGTTTTAGCAGTTAAACCTAATAAATATAAGGATGTAATAGAGGAAATAAAAAATAATATAAATGAAGATACCATTATTATAACTATTGCTGCTGGTATAAACATAGCAAAGGCAGAAGAACTATTTGGATGGGATATTAAACTTATTAGGACTATGCCTAATACTCCTGCTTTGGTAGGAGAAGGTATGAGTGCATTATGTAAAAATGAATATGTTACAGAGGAAGATATGAAAAAGGTAATGAAAATTTTTAAGTGTTTTGGAAAGGTTGAGGTTGTTGAAGAGAAAGATATTGATACTATTATAGGTCTTACAGGATCCTCTCCAGCATATGTGTATATGTTTATTGAAGCATTAGCTGATGGAGCAGTGCTAAAAGGGCTGCCAAGACAAAAGGCATACAAGTTAGCAGCTCAAGCTGTTTATGGTTCGGCTAAAATGGTTTTAGAAACAGGAAAACATCCGGGTGAACTTAAAGATGATGTGTGTTCACCTGGAGGTACAACAATCGAGGCTGTATATTCTCTAGAAAAAAGTGGATTTAGAGCATCAGTTATGGAAGCTATGGATACATGTATTGAAAAAGCAAAGAATATGAATAAGTAGATAGAGTATATATTTAAACTATAAATTTGATGAATATTGATATTTGTTTTGGAAAAATTTAAGTTGATGTATATTTAAATAATGGAGGAATTGATGAATATACGTATTGAAAAAATAGAAACTTTAAAAGATGAGTATCTAAGAATAATAACAGATTGGTATAATGATTCTCAAATTAAATATTTTTTAACTCCTAATTTTAAAGAAACAGATTTAAGAGAAAGTACATTAGAAGAAGTGAAATTATGGTTATTAAATAATAGAAGTGAAAAAGAAAGGTATTTAGTATTTGATAATGAGATTTTAATCGGTGAATTTTCCATTGACTTTAATTTTTTCAATCTATTTATAAAGGATACAAAGTCAGCTTGGATAAGCTTATGTATTGGTAATAAGTCATACTGGCACAGAGGAATTGGTCAAATAATTATAAATGAATTAGAGAAGATTGTAAAAAATAGTGGTGTCAATCGTATTGAATTGGGTGTATTTGAGTTTAATTTAAAAGCAAAGGCATTGTATGAGAAAGTAGGATATAAACAGATAGGAATAAATAAAAATCTAACTTATTATAATGGAAAATGGTATGATGATATAAGAATGGAAAAATTAATATAATGATATTTTATTAATGAACATTTACACAAGATAAGGGGCTGTCTCAAAATGAATTTTAGACATAATATAATTGATGTTTTAATCTAAAATTATTAATTATATTATACTATTTTTATATTTTAAGACAGCCTCTTAGTATATTTTTATGTTTAAAGTAAAATATAATATTGGGAAAAAATGCTTGAGCAGAGAGGTATATGCGAATTATATAAAAAAAAATATAAAAAATATTCGTATTTATTATTGACGAAATAATATACCTTTGATACTATTTAGAAGGAGGGGATGACTTTGAAAAATAATTATGATGTTATTATAATAGGGGCTGGACCAGCTGGTATATTTACAGCTTTAGAGGTCACAAAATTAAGTTCCAAACTTAATGTGTTAATAGTAGATAAAGGAAGAAATATTGAAAAGAGAAAGTGTCCCGCAAGAGATACAGGGAAGTGTGTGAATTGCAATCCATGCGGAATAACGTTCGGATGGTCAGGAGCAGGGGCTTTTTCAGATGGTAAGCTTTCATTAAGTCCTGAAGTTGGAGGAAGGCTTTTAGAATATCGTTCAGAAGAAGAAGCTCAAGAATTAATAAATTACTGTGATAAAGTATACTTAAATTTTGGAGCAAATGAAAAAGTACACGGATTAAACAATGAAAAAGTTGATGAAATAAAATATGAAGCTAGTAAGCATAATATTAGACTAGTGGAGTGTCCAGTAAGACATCTTGGAACTGAACTTGCTTATGATGTTTTAAAAGGAATGTATCATCATTTAATAGACAATACTAATACTGATTTTTGTGAGTTAAGTGAAGCAAAAGAATTAATTATTGAAAATGGAGAAGTTTTAGGAATAAAAATTAGTTCAAAAGATGGTTGTAAAGAAATAAGAGGTAAGTATGTTGTTGTTGCGCCAGGTCGTGGTGGTGCTGAATGGCTTTCAAATGAAGCTAAAAACCACAATATGAAAACTAAAAATAATGCTGTAGATATTGGAGTTAGGGTAGAGGTTCCTAATTCTATAATGGATCATTTAACAAAGGATTTATATGAGGCTAAGCTTGTTTATTATTCTGATACTTTTGATAATATGGTGAGGACTTTTTGTATGAATCCTGGAGGAGTTGTATCAGAAGAACATTATGATGGTGAAATTGCTGTAGTAAATGGGCATAGCTATTCACAAGAGGAACTTAGGACAGAAAATACTAACTTTGCTATGTTAGTTTCTACTACATTTACAGAACCATTTAATCAACCTATAGATTATGGAAAGTATATTGCTCAGCTAGGAAACATGTTAACAGGTGGGCCTATAATGGTGCAAAGATTAGGGGATCTTTTGAGTGGACGTAGAACTGATGAATCTAGACTTAAAAAATCTACCACAAGACCTACTTTAAAATCTGCAGTTCCTGGTGATTTAAGTTTTGTACTTCCACAAAGACATTTAACATCCATTGTAGAAGCATTGAAAGCTTTTGATAAAATTGCTCCAGGGCTTTATAGTAAGAATACATTACTTTATGGAGTTGAAGTTAAATTCTATTCAAGTAAGTTTGAAACAAATAAATACTTTGAAACTGACATAAAAAACTTATATACAATAGGAGATGGAGCAGGTATCACTAGAGGATTAATGCAGGCTTCGGTTACAGGAGTTATAGTAGCTAGAGACATTATAAGTAAAGAAAAATAGTAAAAATTGTAATATTTATTATTTAAAATCAAGGCAATCCGAACATTATTGAAAAAATGTATTAAAACATTAACTATTTAAGTAGAAAAATGACATAAAAAATGTTAGAATATATTTGTTTGCAATCTTTTTATGAAAGTGAGGAATGCTTCATGTCAGCATTTGTTGTTTTAGGAGCCCAATGGGGAGACGAAGGAAAGGGAAAGATGACAGATTATCTTGCTGAAAAAGCGGATGTTGTTGTTAGATTTCAAGGAGGAAATAATGCTGGGCATACTGTTGAAGTTGGAGATAAACAGTATAAGTTACACTTAATACCTTCAGGAATATTATATGATGATAAGTTAAATATAATAGGAAATGGTGTTGTTTTAGATCCAAAAGCAATGTTTGAAGAAATTGACTATTTAGAAGGACTAGGAGTAAAGGTTACTCCTGAAAAGTTATTAATAAGTGATAGAACACAAGTTATAATGCCTTACCACAGGATATTAGATGGATTAAAAGAAAGGTCTAGAGGAAAGAATGATATAGGAACAACAGGAAAAGGAATAGGACCTTGTTATACAGATAAGGCAGAAAGAAGCGGTATAAGAGTTTGTGATTTAATGCATGAAAAAGAATTTGAAGAAAAGCTAAGAAAGAACATAGAAGATAAAAATGCAATCATAAATCTTTATGGTGGAGAAACTTTAGATTATGATGCTGTATATAATGAATATATGGATTATGCAGAAAGAATGAGACCTTATGTTCAAGATACATCTGTAACGATATATGATGAAATAAAAGCAAATAAGAATGTATTATTTGAAGGTGCACAAGGTTCATTACTTGACATAGACTATGGAACATATCCATATGTAACTTCTTCAAATACTGTGGCAGGCGGAGTATGTACTGGTACGGGAGTAGGACCTACAATGATAACAAATGCTGTAGGTATTGCTAAAGCTTATACAACAAGAGTTGGTAAAGGACCTTTCCCAACAGAATTAGATGATGAAGTTGGTGACTGGATAAGAGAAAAAGGTCACGAATATGGTGTAACTACAGGTAGATCAAGAAGATGTGGATGGCTTGACCTTGTAATACTAAAGAGTACAGCAAGAGTTTCAGGACTTACTAGTTTTGCAGTAACAAAGATAGATACATTAGGTGGTCTTGAAAAAATTAAAATGTGTACTGGATATAAATTAGGAGATAAAGTAATAGATTATTTCCCAGCAAGTTTAGAAGATTTAGCAAAGTGTGAACCTATATATGAAGAGTTCGATGGTTGGGATGATAGTGTAGCAGATGCTAGAAGTTATGATGAATTACCAGAAAATGCTAAAACGTACTTAAACAGAATTGCTGAATTTACAGGAACTAGGATATCAATTATAGGTGTTGGGCCAAAGAGAGACCAAACTATAACAATAGATGACCTATAATATAATTAAGAGCTATAAAAGCTGTTGACAATATAAAAGTCAGCAGCTTTTATTTTTGTAAATGTAATTTTGTTAATAATAATTACATCTTATATTATCCTTTTTAAAGAAAAATATTTTCTTTAAATAACAAATCAGCTTCAAACTTTTTATCTAGAGCTACTGTTATTTCAGTTTTAAAAGGAATTAATTTTAATATCTTTCCCTTAAGTTGAACAGTATTATTTGATATCCATTTATAGTTTTTTAATTGTTTCCAATTATAAAAACCTAATTCAGTATAGATTCCTTTTTCTGTTATTTTTGAATAATTGTATGTGAATATTAATAACATAAGAGTACCATTTATAATTGCTATAAGGTCTAGAATTATAGGAAACATATATTTATCATCTTGAGTAGTTAAGTAAATGTATATGGTTAATCCTATTAGTAAAACAAGAGCAAATATAATAAAAAGTGATTTAGATGAAGAAGTATTTAATTTAGTAATAACTTTTCCATGAATATTAGATATATTTAAGTTATTGATACAATTGAAACATATAAGAATTATACATATTAGTACTAATATTTTCATAGTAAAGATCCCCCATAACTGATTACTAGATGTAATATAGTAATTATATACTAAATTTCATAAAATTTCACCGTAATAGTAGTATTATTATAAAAAACAGAAGAAAACGTAAATAAATTTCATGTATAAGTTGTATAAAGTGGCACTATTTTGGTATAATTTTTTTAAAGAAATAAATCTATAATAAAAGAGGTGACTAAAATGGCAATAACAAAGGATATGACTATTGGACAATTAGTTATGAACCATCCTAAAACTCCTGCAATTCTAATGAACTTTGGTATGATGTGTGTTGGATGTCCTTCAGCACAAGGAGAAACTATTGAAGAAGCAGCAATGGTTCATGGAATGGATATCGAAAAATTATTAGAAGAATTAAATAAGAATGCTTAATATTAAGATTAAAAGCACTTCAGTTTATGTAAATAAATTGGAGTGCTTTTAATTTTTTGTGAATTATATCTAGTTTTGTAGATAATAAATGAGAATAGTATATAATCATATTTATAAAGGTTGAATGGGAGGATATTTAATGAGTGGAGTATTAACAGGAAAAGAGTATGAGGTACATTTTTATGAGGTCGATTATAAAAAGAAGTTATTAATGACAAGAATCATGGATTATTTTAATGATGTTGCCATATATCAAAGTGAAGAGCTTGGAATAGGCTTTGATTATATGACTGAAAATAATATAGCTTGGATATTATATAAATGGGATATAAACATTATTAGGTACCCTAAATATGGTGAGAAAGTAACGGCTAGAACAATACCAAATGCTTTTAAAAAGTTTTATGGATGTAGAAGATTTGATATCTTAGATAGTAAAGGAGATACATTAGCTTGGGCAAACTCTATTTGGCTTCTTGTTGATACTAAGAACAAAAAGCCTATAAAAATACCTAAAGAGCTTAGAGAAGTTTATGGACTAACAGAGGAAGATAACCATATTTTAAAAATTGGAAATATAGATAAAATACAGCAAGTACATAATTCAGTTGAATTTAAAGTTAGATATAGTGACATAGATACAAATGGACACGTAAATAATGAGAAGTATGCAGCGTGGATAATAGAAAGTGTTCCTGTGGAGACGGTTTTAAATTATACATTAGTAAATATAAAGATAACATATAAAAAAGAAAGTGTGTATGGCGAAAAAATACAGGT from Clostridium sp. MB40-C1 includes these protein-coding regions:
- a CDS encoding adenylosuccinate synthase; this translates as MSAFVVLGAQWGDEGKGKMTDYLAEKADVVVRFQGGNNAGHTVEVGDKQYKLHLIPSGILYDDKLNIIGNGVVLDPKAMFEEIDYLEGLGVKVTPEKLLISDRTQVIMPYHRILDGLKERSRGKNDIGTTGKGIGPCYTDKAERSGIRVCDLMHEKEFEEKLRKNIEDKNAIINLYGGETLDYDAVYNEYMDYAERMRPYVQDTSVTIYDEIKANKNVLFEGAQGSLLDIDYGTYPYVTSSNTVAGGVCTGTGVGPTMITNAVGIAKAYTTRVGKGPFPTELDDEVGDWIREKGHEYGVTTGRSRRCGWLDLVILKSTARVSGLTSFAVTKIDTLGGLEKIKMCTGYKLGDKVIDYFPASLEDLAKCEPIYEEFDGWDDSVADARSYDELPENAKTYLNRIAEFTGTRISIIGVGPKRDQTITIDDL
- a CDS encoding DUF5673 domain-containing protein, yielding MKILVLICIILICFNCINNLNISNIHGKVITKLNTSSSKSLFIIFALVLLIGLTIYIYLTTQDDKYMFPIILDLIAIINGTLMLLIFTYNYSKITEKGIYTELGFYNWKQLKNYKWISNNTVQLKGKILKLIPFKTEITVALDKKFEADLLFKENIFL
- a CDS encoding DUF1858 domain-containing protein, producing the protein MAITKDMTIGQLVMNHPKTPAILMNFGMMCVGCPSAQGETIEEAAMVHGMDIEKLLEELNKNA
- a CDS encoding acyl-[acyl-carrier-protein] thioesterase, with the translated sequence MSGVLTGKEYEVHFYEVDYKKKLLMTRIMDYFNDVAIYQSEELGIGFDYMTENNIAWILYKWDINIIRYPKYGEKVTARTIPNAFKKFYGCRRFDILDSKGDTLAWANSIWLLVDTKNKKPIKIPKELREVYGLTEEDNHILKIGNIDKIQQVHNSVEFKVRYSDIDTNGHVNNEKYAAWIIESVPVETVLNYTLVNIKITYKKESVYGEKIQVLTDKIEKEDLLVFNHKIMKSDGEELTLGQTIWKKN